A window from Luteibacter flocculans encodes these proteins:
- a CDS encoding AAA family ATPase: MSATNPLHDEMLRHRLDAALAQVNGVLLGKPRQVKLAFTCLIAGGHLLLEDVPGVGKTTLAHALAATFDLEFQRIQFTSDLLPSDIIGVSVYERETGEFRFHPGPIFTSLLLADEINRATPKSQSALLEAMAEGQTTVDGVTRALPKPFFVVATQNPLDLAGTFPLPDSQLDRFMLRLSLDYPDPAAERALLTGEDRRAMMATLTPRLDIAAIDQLHAAAQAVRTSGALLDYLQALLAASRKHGEVRVGLSPRAGLALLSASRAWALLSGRDYVIPEDLQTVFVPAAAHRLVPARGSQREAIARAILAETPVP; encoded by the coding sequence ATGTCTGCGACGAATCCACTCCACGATGAAATGCTCCGGCATCGCCTCGATGCAGCGCTTGCCCAGGTCAACGGTGTACTGCTGGGCAAGCCGCGCCAGGTGAAACTGGCCTTTACCTGCCTCATCGCAGGCGGACACCTCCTCCTGGAGGATGTACCGGGCGTGGGCAAGACCACCCTCGCCCACGCGCTGGCCGCCACCTTCGATCTCGAGTTCCAGCGCATTCAGTTCACCAGTGACCTGCTGCCATCGGACATTATCGGGGTCAGCGTGTACGAGCGCGAGACCGGGGAGTTCCGCTTCCATCCCGGCCCGATCTTCACCAGCCTGCTCCTCGCCGACGAGATCAACCGCGCCACACCGAAGTCGCAAAGCGCCCTGCTTGAAGCCATGGCCGAAGGCCAGACCACCGTGGACGGGGTCACGCGCGCATTGCCCAAGCCGTTCTTCGTCGTCGCCACGCAGAACCCGCTGGATCTTGCCGGCACGTTTCCCCTGCCCGACTCGCAGCTCGATCGCTTCATGCTCCGGCTGAGCCTCGACTACCCCGATCCCGCGGCCGAACGCGCGCTGCTGACCGGCGAGGATCGCCGCGCCATGATGGCGACGCTCACGCCTCGGCTCGACATTGCAGCCATCGACCAGTTGCATGCCGCGGCCCAGGCCGTTCGCACGAGCGGTGCCCTGCTCGACTATCTGCAAGCGCTGCTCGCCGCCAGCCGCAAGCACGGCGAGGTGCGCGTCGGCTTGTCGCCGCGCGCCGGCCTTGCGCTGCTCAGTGCATCGCGTGCGTGGGCCCTGCTCAGCGGTCGCGATTACGTCATTCCGGAAGACCTGCAAACGGTGTTCGTTCCTGCGGCCGCGCATCGCCTGGTACCCGCGCGCGGCAGCCAGCGCGAGGCGATCGCGCGGGCGATCCTCGCCGAGACGCCGGTGCCCTGA
- a CDS encoding transglutaminase TgpA family protein: MTGARPSLRDRPDEAVLAPRTFDLLCLTMGFVLLVHASHLPLWLTGALAVVLAARWRQRRLGHRKPPLWIKLPLVGLLLGAVIVQNGTLFGREPGSAFAVGLLVLKLLESEHRRDARVGVAFACFALMSALLFDQGLVASLFVSLGIVPALATLRSLEAVDPQATSWKRGFVPVLLALLAAVPLSLFAFLFIPRLSTPLWGTPQSGQAMTGLSNRLSPGTMLDLMTDDTPAMRLTFDGPPPPNEARYFRAYTMQWFDGEGWSPGSRSTRRPPSTADYGKRVSYQASLEPTHDRVVPMLDLATMAPAETVLRPDHTVLANKRIDEVMTFSALAATSYRFEPTLDDGVRRDNLQLPMGVGSRARALAASWSQQHAGDPSAVIRAALSMFHGDFSYTLAPAPLGRDRIDDFLFGTREGYCEHYASAFTFLMRAAGLPARVVTGYQGGYWNTTGKYLLVRRSDAHAWSEVWLEGRGWVRFDPTAAVRPERVHLGASAANAGHGGDEGLFDMPWLRNLRDRWDVVNQWWNRGVIGFDALRQQGLLQPFGIAHAEVTDLALVFAIGCALLVAGALAWALFQRREGDALDAWMRRLQRKLARTGVVRRTGEGPKHFFARAARALPGQRNALERLSELYLRLRYGHDEPPPELVTEFGRAVKELKTRGVVK, from the coding sequence ATGACCGGCGCTCGCCCGTCCTTGCGCGATCGTCCGGATGAGGCCGTGCTGGCCCCGCGCACGTTCGACTTGCTGTGCCTCACCATGGGTTTCGTACTGCTGGTGCATGCGAGCCATCTGCCCCTCTGGCTCACGGGTGCGCTGGCGGTCGTGCTCGCGGCGCGCTGGCGCCAGCGCCGCCTCGGTCATCGCAAGCCGCCGCTCTGGATCAAGCTGCCGCTGGTCGGCTTGCTGCTCGGCGCGGTGATCGTCCAGAACGGCACGCTGTTCGGACGCGAGCCCGGCAGCGCATTCGCCGTGGGTCTGCTCGTGCTCAAGCTGCTGGAAAGCGAACATCGCCGCGATGCGCGGGTGGGTGTCGCCTTCGCCTGCTTCGCGCTCATGAGCGCACTGCTGTTCGATCAAGGCTTGGTCGCCAGCCTCTTCGTCAGCCTGGGTATCGTTCCCGCGCTGGCGACGCTGCGCTCTCTGGAAGCGGTCGATCCGCAGGCCACGTCGTGGAAGCGAGGCTTCGTGCCGGTACTGCTGGCGCTGCTCGCGGCCGTGCCGTTGTCCCTGTTCGCGTTCCTGTTCATTCCTCGGCTGAGCACGCCGCTATGGGGCACGCCACAAAGCGGCCAGGCAATGACCGGGCTGTCGAACCGCCTCTCCCCCGGCACCATGCTCGATCTCATGACCGACGACACGCCGGCCATGCGTCTGACCTTCGACGGACCGCCGCCGCCGAACGAGGCACGTTATTTCCGCGCTTATACGATGCAGTGGTTCGACGGCGAGGGCTGGAGTCCCGGCTCGCGCAGCACCCGGCGCCCGCCATCGACGGCCGACTACGGCAAGCGCGTGAGCTACCAGGCGTCGCTGGAGCCCACGCACGACCGCGTGGTGCCGATGCTCGACCTGGCGACGATGGCACCGGCCGAAACTGTACTGCGGCCGGACCACACGGTACTGGCGAACAAGCGCATCGACGAGGTGATGACCTTCTCGGCACTGGCGGCCACCAGCTACCGCTTCGAGCCCACGCTCGACGACGGCGTGCGGCGCGACAACCTGCAATTGCCCATGGGCGTCGGCTCGCGCGCCCGCGCGCTCGCCGCGTCCTGGTCGCAGCAACATGCCGGTGACCCATCGGCCGTGATCCGCGCCGCGCTTTCGATGTTTCACGGCGACTTCTCCTACACCCTCGCCCCTGCGCCGCTCGGCCGCGACCGCATCGACGACTTCCTGTTCGGCACGCGCGAAGGTTATTGCGAGCACTACGCGTCCGCCTTCACGTTCCTCATGCGCGCGGCCGGCCTGCCCGCCCGTGTGGTTACCGGCTATCAGGGCGGCTACTGGAACACTACGGGCAAATACCTGTTGGTGCGACGCTCCGACGCGCATGCATGGTCGGAGGTATGGCTCGAAGGTCGCGGATGGGTACGTTTCGATCCCACGGCAGCGGTGCGGCCGGAGCGCGTGCACCTGGGCGCCAGCGCGGCCAATGCCGGACACGGCGGCGATGAAGGTCTGTTCGACATGCCCTGGCTGCGCAACCTCCGCGACCGCTGGGACGTGGTCAACCAATGGTGGAACCGCGGCGTTATCGGCTTCGATGCACTCCGTCAGCAAGGATTGCTGCAACCGTTCGGCATCGCCCATGCCGAGGTCACCGACCTGGCGCTGGTCTTTGCGATCGGTTGTGCCTTGCTGGTGGCGGGCGCATTGGCCTGGGCGCTGTTCCAGCGGCGCGAAGGCGACGCACTGGACGCATGGATGCGTCGTCTGCAACGGAAGCTGGCCCGGACGGGCGTGGTGCGGCGCACCGGCGAAGGTCCGAAGCATTTCTTCGCCCGTGCCGCGCGCGCGCTGCCCGGACAAAGAAATGCCTTGGAAAGGTTAAGCGAGCTTTACTTGCGTTTGCGCTACGGGCATGACGAACCGCCGCCTGAACTCGTCACTGAATTCGGACGCGCAGTGAAGGAATTAAAGACGCGCGGCGTGGTCAAATGA
- a CDS encoding glycosyltransferase family 9 protein has protein sequence MPSLTSRPLPPGDSSLCILRTSAIGDVTHVVPLIRTLQEKAPDTRLTWIVGKLERRLVGDLPGVEFVTFDKAAGRAGVKAVRDALTGRRFDALLHMQVALRSNLLSLAVKADRRIGYDKARSKDLHGLFVNERIEARSGEHVLDAMASFIEPLGLKQTAVRWDIPVPDEAHAWAAEQLPGETPTLLVSPMSSHTVRNWRVERYAAVIDHAMARGMRVALVGGPSEGERALADAILAAVRQKPLDLTGKDTLKRFMALLARSAMILTPDSGPMHMANAAGVKVLGLHAASNPHRSGPYSDRRWCVDKYDEASRKFLGKPASEIPWGTKIEKPGVMDLVRVDEMIERFEACATHLGLHLAG, from the coding sequence GTGCCCAGTCTAACAAGCCGCCCCCTCCCGCCGGGAGATTCCAGCCTCTGCATCCTGCGCACTTCGGCCATCGGCGATGTGACCCATGTTGTTCCGCTTATCCGTACCTTGCAGGAAAAGGCGCCGGATACGCGGCTGACCTGGATCGTCGGCAAGCTCGAACGCCGCCTCGTGGGCGACCTTCCCGGCGTGGAATTCGTGACCTTCGACAAGGCCGCGGGACGTGCAGGGGTGAAGGCCGTGCGCGATGCGCTCACCGGACGCCGCTTCGACGCCCTGCTGCACATGCAGGTGGCGCTCCGCTCGAATTTGCTGAGCCTGGCGGTCAAGGCCGATCGGCGTATCGGCTACGACAAGGCGCGCTCAAAGGATCTGCACGGCCTGTTCGTCAACGAGCGCATCGAAGCGCGCAGCGGCGAGCATGTGTTGGATGCGATGGCGAGCTTCATCGAACCGCTGGGCCTGAAACAGACGGCCGTTCGCTGGGACATTCCCGTGCCCGACGAGGCGCATGCGTGGGCCGCAGAGCAATTGCCTGGCGAGACACCGACCTTGCTGGTCAGCCCGATGTCGAGCCATACCGTGCGCAACTGGCGCGTGGAGCGCTATGCGGCGGTGATCGATCACGCGATGGCGCGCGGCATGCGCGTGGCGCTGGTCGGCGGTCCTTCCGAGGGCGAACGCGCCCTTGCCGACGCGATACTCGCGGCCGTGCGCCAGAAGCCGCTGGACCTGACCGGAAAGGACACGCTCAAGCGCTTCATGGCGTTGCTGGCGCGCAGCGCCATGATCCTCACACCCGACTCCGGCCCGATGCACATGGCAAACGCGGCCGGCGTGAAGGTGCTGGGCCTGCATGCGGCGAGCAATCCGCATCGGTCCGGTCCGTACTCCGACCGCCGCTGGTGCGTGGACAAATATGACGAAGCGTCGCGCAAGTTCCTCGGCAAGCCCGCATCCGAGATTCCCTGGGGCACGAAGATCGAGAAGCCCGGCGTGATGGATCTGGTGCGGGTGGACGAGATGATCGAGCGCTTCGAAGCCTGCGCAACGCACCTCGGCCTTCATCTGGCAGGCTGA
- a CDS encoding DUF58 domain-containing protein: MWAQATRLIAWAERRLPSLTRLRQREPLPIHLHRRRIYIVPTGFGVGFSVLLAVMLVGSLNYANNAALMLTCQLGAATAGSMLVAFRVLNGLTIGGLRAGTARAGEPIHVALDVSASQRERMAVRLDVGEREHVFVVPAGGTVTVEFDLPTDFRGWLPLPRMRLHSRWPLGLFRTWSWLHPDRAVLVYPRPEAFGPDPFEPQGDADRGRPRPGDELAALREYRPGDPRRQIAWKLSARHHGLLVKDLEQPAPQEDWRLDWDGMHGLDDESRIARLARWIDEARETGRRWSLRLPDGYFDVAQGDEHYHRCMTALAVRP, encoded by the coding sequence ATGTGGGCGCAGGCAACGCGGCTCATCGCTTGGGCGGAGCGGCGACTGCCTTCGTTGACGCGCCTGCGCCAGCGCGAGCCGCTGCCGATCCATCTGCACCGGCGGCGCATATACATCGTGCCGACCGGTTTCGGCGTGGGCTTCTCGGTGCTGCTGGCGGTCATGCTGGTGGGCTCGTTGAACTACGCGAACAACGCGGCCCTGATGCTCACCTGCCAGTTGGGTGCCGCCACGGCGGGCAGCATGCTCGTGGCGTTTCGCGTGCTCAACGGACTCACCATCGGCGGCCTGCGCGCCGGTACCGCGCGCGCTGGCGAACCGATCCACGTAGCGCTCGACGTGAGCGCCAGCCAGCGCGAGCGCATGGCGGTGCGGCTCGACGTCGGCGAGCGCGAGCATGTGTTCGTCGTTCCTGCTGGCGGCACCGTCACGGTGGAGTTCGATCTGCCCACCGACTTTCGCGGCTGGCTGCCGCTGCCGCGCATGCGTCTGCACAGCCGCTGGCCACTGGGCCTGTTCCGCACGTGGAGCTGGCTGCACCCGGACCGCGCCGTGCTCGTCTATCCGCGTCCCGAAGCCTTCGGGCCGGATCCGTTCGAACCGCAGGGGGATGCAGACCGCGGCCGCCCGCGCCCCGGCGACGAACTGGCCGCCCTGCGCGAATACCGTCCGGGCGATCCGCGCCGACAGATCGCCTGGAAGCTCAGCGCGCGCCATCACGGTCTGCTCGTAAAGGATCTGGAGCAACCGGCTCCGCAGGAAGATTGGCGACTCGATTGGGACGGCATGCATGGCCTGGACGACGAGTCGCGCATCGCGCGGCTCGCACGATGGATCGATGAGGCGCGAGAGACCGGTCGCCGCTGGAGCCTCCGCTTGCCCGACGGGTATTTCGACGTGGCCCAAGGCGACGAGCATTATCACCGCTGCATGACCGCGTTGGCTGTACGCCCATGA
- a CDS encoding Slp family lipoprotein — translation MSMYKPLAIAAATLALGACATVPQPLQGQFNDVSTAGAQQGGAPGAKVRWGGEIIKTEPGPQQTCFFVLSEPLDSEARPTAGKTESQGRFVACRDGFYDPEVFTRGREITVTGTLRGAVTQKVGDFDYAYPRVEADVVYLWPKRVPVNRYPPGFYDPFWGPGWGPYGYGPWGDPFWYRPRTIIVPRPVYHAPPPPRGK, via the coding sequence ATGTCGATGTACAAACCGCTGGCCATCGCCGCGGCGACCCTCGCACTAGGCGCCTGCGCCACCGTGCCTCAGCCGCTGCAGGGCCAGTTCAACGATGTATCCACGGCGGGCGCCCAGCAGGGCGGCGCGCCGGGCGCCAAGGTCCGCTGGGGCGGCGAGATCATCAAGACGGAGCCAGGTCCGCAGCAGACCTGCTTCTTCGTCTTGTCCGAACCGCTCGACAGCGAAGCGCGGCCAACCGCCGGCAAGACTGAAAGCCAGGGCCGCTTCGTGGCCTGCCGCGACGGCTTCTACGATCCGGAGGTCTTTACCCGGGGTCGCGAAATCACCGTGACCGGCACCCTTCGCGGCGCCGTCACGCAGAAGGTCGGCGATTTCGACTATGCCTACCCACGCGTGGAAGCAGACGTGGTCTACCTGTGGCCCAAGCGCGTACCCGTAAACCGCTACCCGCCAGGCTTCTACGACCCGTTCTGGGGCCCGGGCTGGGGTCCGTACGGTTACGGCCCGTGGGGCGACCCGTTCTGGTACCGCCCGCGTACGATCATCGTGCCGCGGCCCGTGTACCACGCGCCGCCCCCGCCCCGCGGCAAGTAG
- a CDS encoding histidine triad nucleotide-binding protein has product MTDTIFSKIVRREIPADVVYEDTEVLGFRDLNPQAPVHVLFIPKRPIATLDDAIPDDAELLGKLLLAAAAYARAEGFEKDGYRTVINTRDHGGQTVFHIHVHLLAGRQMHWPPG; this is encoded by the coding sequence ATGACCGACACCATCTTTTCCAAGATCGTCCGCCGCGAGATTCCCGCCGATGTCGTCTACGAAGACACCGAGGTGCTGGGTTTCCGCGACCTGAATCCGCAGGCGCCGGTGCACGTATTGTTCATTCCGAAGCGACCGATCGCCACCCTGGACGATGCCATTCCCGATGACGCGGAACTCCTCGGCAAATTGCTGCTCGCCGCTGCCGCTTATGCACGCGCAGAAGGCTTCGAAAAGGACGGTTACCGCACCGTCATCAACACGCGCGATCACGGCGGCCAGACGGTGTTTCACATCCACGTACACCTTCTTGCCGGCCGCCAGATGCATTGGCCTCCAGGCTGA
- the recR gene encoding recombination mediator RecR → MSNGSRLLGELIDALRCLPGVGAKSAQRMAFHLLERERQGGLRLASALESAMRDVGNCTRCRNFSETPVCSLCASASRDGHVLCVVESPSDLAAIEQATGYRGHYFVLLGRLSPLDGLGPDELGLPLLAERLGEGGVEEMIIATNPTVEGEATAHYIGQLARAAGIRATRLAHGVPLGGELEFVDRGTLAHAFGSRQSL, encoded by the coding sequence ATGAGTAACGGCTCCCGCCTTCTTGGCGAACTGATCGACGCCCTGCGCTGCCTGCCGGGCGTCGGTGCGAAGAGCGCCCAGCGCATGGCCTTCCATCTGCTCGAGCGAGAGCGGCAGGGTGGCCTGCGTCTGGCCTCCGCGCTGGAATCCGCCATGCGCGACGTGGGCAACTGCACCCGCTGCCGCAACTTCAGCGAGACGCCGGTGTGCAGCCTCTGCGCCAGCGCCAGCCGCGATGGCCACGTGCTCTGTGTCGTGGAGTCGCCGTCGGATCTCGCCGCGATCGAACAGGCCACGGGATACCGCGGCCATTACTTCGTGCTGCTTGGCCGCCTCTCGCCGCTCGATGGTCTGGGCCCCGACGAACTGGGCCTGCCGCTCCTGGCGGAGCGCCTGGGCGAGGGGGGCGTCGAAGAAATGATCATCGCCACCAATCCCACCGTCGAAGGCGAAGCCACCGCGCATTACATCGGCCAGCTCGCCCGCGCCGCCGGCATCCGCGCTACGCGTCTTGCGCACGGCGTACCGCTGGGCGGAGAACTGGAATTCGTCGACCGCGGCACGCTGGCGCATGCCTTCGGCAGCCGCCAATCCCTCTAG
- a CDS encoding MBL fold metallo-hydrolase yields MSWDLRFLGTGAAHAVALGSSAVVLERDGRPLLLVDCGPDTLDRFTDTYGAPPSALYITHTHMDHVAGMERLFFRLWFDDALRGRTKVFLHAGLLPWLQGRVADYPGALAEGGVNYWEAFRLVPCTRGFWHEDLWFDVFPTRHHVQGTSYGLALRGSFVFTGDTRPVPEALALHAVNGEQIAHDCGLVGNPSHTGVDDLEREYPAGLRERMTLYHYGSAEDGEALVARGYRIARPGDRVALPEPQPPRPTAG; encoded by the coding sequence ATGAGCTGGGATCTGCGTTTCCTTGGCACCGGTGCCGCGCATGCCGTGGCGCTGGGTTCCTCCGCCGTGGTGCTGGAGCGTGACGGTCGCCCGCTGCTGCTGGTGGATTGCGGCCCCGATACCCTCGACCGCTTCACCGACACGTACGGCGCGCCACCGTCCGCGCTGTACATCACGCATACGCACATGGATCACGTGGCCGGCATGGAGCGGCTGTTCTTCCGGCTGTGGTTCGACGACGCATTGCGTGGGCGCACCAAGGTCTTTTTGCACGCGGGATTGCTGCCATGGTTGCAGGGCAGGGTGGCGGACTATCCCGGCGCGCTCGCCGAAGGCGGCGTCAATTACTGGGAGGCGTTCCGGCTCGTGCCGTGCACGCGCGGCTTCTGGCATGAAGACCTCTGGTTCGACGTGTTTCCCACGCGGCACCACGTGCAGGGCACGTCCTATGGCCTCGCTTTGCGCGGCAGCTTTGTCTTCACCGGCGACACGCGTCCCGTGCCCGAGGCGCTGGCCCTCCATGCCGTCAACGGGGAGCAGATCGCGCACGATTGCGGGCTGGTCGGCAATCCGTCGCATACCGGCGTTGACGACCTGGAGCGCGAATACCCGGCCGGGCTGCGCGAACGCATGACGCTTTACCACTACGGCAGCGCCGAGGACGGTGAGGCACTGGTCGCGCGTGGTTACCGTATCGCGCGCCCGGGAGACCGCGTCGCACTGCCGGAACCGCAGCCTCCGCGGCCCACCGCCGGCTGA
- a CDS encoding DUF6165 family protein, which yields MSLIQTPVSYGELIDKMTILQIKLQEITDEAKLANVRNELELLDATWKNDKASETDIADETARLLAVNKRLWDIEDRIRLKEKAQEFDNDFIQLARSVYFENDERAAIKREINLKLGSTLVEEKSYQDYRAPQA from the coding sequence ATGAGCCTCATTCAGACCCCCGTTTCCTACGGCGAACTCATCGACAAGATGACGATCCTCCAGATCAAACTGCAGGAAATCACGGACGAGGCCAAGCTTGCCAACGTGCGCAACGAGCTCGAATTGCTCGATGCCACCTGGAAGAACGACAAGGCCTCCGAGACCGATATCGCCGACGAGACGGCGCGGCTGCTCGCGGTGAACAAGCGTCTTTGGGACATCGAAGACCGCATCCGCCTGAAGGAAAAGGCGCAGGAATTCGACAACGACTTCATCCAGCTCGCTCGCTCGGTGTACTTCGAGAACGACGAGCGCGCGGCGATCAAGCGCGAGATCAACCTGAAGCTGGGCTCCACGCTGGTCGAAGAAAAGTCGTATCAGGATTACCGCGCGCCGCAGGCCTGA
- a CDS encoding YbaB/EbfC family nucleoid-associated protein: MKGQIGQLMQQAQRMQDEMKRAQEELAKAEITGSAGGGLVTVTMSGGHEVRSVHIDRQAFADDPEMAEDLVAAAINDAVNKIAELSRSRLGGVTAGLNLPPGFKMPF; the protein is encoded by the coding sequence GTGAAAGGTCAAATCGGTCAGCTCATGCAGCAGGCGCAGCGCATGCAGGACGAAATGAAGCGCGCGCAGGAAGAACTCGCCAAGGCGGAAATCACCGGCAGCGCCGGTGGCGGTCTGGTCACGGTCACCATGTCCGGTGGGCACGAAGTGCGCTCGGTGCATATCGATCGCCAGGCGTTCGCGGACGATCCGGAAATGGCCGAAGATCTCGTCGCCGCCGCCATCAACGACGCCGTCAACAAGATCGCCGAACTCAGCCGTAGCCGGCTGGGTGGCGTTACCGCCGGGCTCAATCTGCCGCCTGGCTTCAAGATGCCGTTCTGA
- the dnaX gene encoding DNA polymerase III subunit gamma/tau, translating to MSYQVLARKWRPRKFAELVGQEHVVRALTNALDSGRMHHAYLFTGTRGVGKTTIARIFAKSLNCERGESADPCGECAVCTAVDAGRFVDLLEIDAASNTGVDDVREVIENAQYAPSRGRFKVYLVDEVHMLSKPAFNALLKTLEEPPPHVKFLLATTDPQKLPVTVLSRCLKFNLKRLLPEQISGQMRHILAAEGIEYEDDAIGELAHGADGSLRDGLSLLDQAIAYGGGALRAADVRAMLGSVERGQVLGVLEALATGDGAALMAEADRIASFSPDFAGVLDDLATVLHRVQLLQLVPGYRGEESDEGLASLAERLSPEDVQLYYQIATNGRRELPMAPDARIGFEMVLLRMHAFRPADAAQGASTVRESAPAPSAAPRARPAPPAPAAAPAPRAPPAQAAPAPVAAPTPAPAPAPQRPIAIGADGLPDWHDIVERANLRGPIGQLAQNCSLREIDGESMVLALTPSHMHLAVEPLTSQMEEKVSHALGRRVRFRFVADRGNLGTPAERRAQALSDAQAHAEASMETDPLVQTLKREFDARVIPQSIKPVEPGT from the coding sequence ATGTCCTATCAGGTCCTCGCACGCAAGTGGCGCCCGCGCAAGTTCGCAGAGCTGGTGGGCCAGGAACACGTGGTTCGAGCGCTCACCAATGCGCTCGACTCCGGGCGCATGCACCATGCCTATCTGTTCACCGGCACCCGTGGCGTCGGCAAGACCACCATCGCGCGCATCTTCGCCAAGTCGCTCAATTGCGAGCGTGGCGAATCGGCCGATCCGTGTGGCGAGTGCGCGGTCTGCACGGCGGTGGATGCCGGCCGTTTCGTCGACCTGCTTGAGATCGACGCGGCCAGCAACACCGGTGTGGACGACGTGCGCGAAGTGATCGAGAACGCGCAGTACGCACCATCGCGCGGGCGGTTCAAGGTCTACCTCGTCGACGAGGTGCACATGCTCTCCAAGCCGGCGTTCAATGCGCTGCTGAAGACGCTGGAAGAACCGCCGCCGCACGTGAAATTCCTGCTCGCGACCACCGACCCGCAGAAGCTGCCGGTGACGGTGCTTTCGCGTTGTCTCAAGTTCAATCTGAAGCGTCTGCTGCCCGAGCAGATCTCCGGGCAGATGCGGCACATTCTCGCGGCCGAAGGTATAGAGTACGAAGACGACGCCATCGGTGAACTCGCCCACGGCGCCGACGGCTCGCTGCGCGATGGCTTGTCGCTGCTCGATCAGGCCATCGCCTATGGCGGTGGTGCGCTGCGCGCGGCCGACGTGCGCGCCATGCTTGGTAGCGTGGAGCGCGGGCAGGTGCTAGGCGTGCTTGAAGCACTGGCGACCGGCGACGGTGCGGCGCTCATGGCGGAAGCCGATCGCATCGCTTCGTTCTCGCCGGACTTTGCCGGTGTGCTCGACGATCTCGCCACCGTGCTGCACCGTGTCCAGTTGCTCCAACTGGTACCGGGTTATCGCGGCGAGGAAAGCGACGAAGGTCTCGCGTCCCTCGCCGAACGCTTGAGCCCCGAAGACGTGCAGTTGTACTACCAGATCGCCACCAACGGCCGCCGCGAACTGCCCATGGCGCCGGATGCGCGCATCGGCTTCGAGATGGTGCTGTTGCGCATGCACGCGTTCCGCCCCGCCGATGCGGCGCAGGGCGCCTCGACCGTGCGTGAGAGCGCGCCGGCACCGTCCGCCGCGCCGCGTGCTCGTCCGGCACCGCCGGCACCGGCTGCTGCGCCGGCCCCCCGAGCACCACCTGCGCAAGCGGCACCGGCGCCCGTGGCTGCGCCGACGCCCGCCCCGGCACCGGCACCGCAGCGTCCCATTGCCATCGGTGCCGACGGCCTGCCCGATTGGCACGATATCGTCGAGCGAGCGAACCTGCGCGGCCCCATCGGGCAGCTGGCGCAGAACTGCTCATTGCGTGAGATCGACGGCGAGAGCATGGTGCTCGCACTCACGCCCTCGCACATGCATCTGGCCGTGGAGCCCTTGACCAGCCAGATGGAAGAAAAGGTATCGCACGCTCTCGGGCGTCGTGTGCGTTTCCGCTTCGTTGCCGATCGCGGCAATCTCGGCACACCCGCGGAACGTCGCGCGCAGGCGCTCAGCGATGCGCAAGCTCATGCGGAGGCCTCGATGGAGACCGATCCGCTCGTACAGACGCTCAAGCGCGAATTCGACGCGCGCGTCATCCCGCAATCGATCAAACCCGTGGAGCCAGGAACGTGA
- a CDS encoding 3-deoxy-D-manno-octulosonic acid kinase — MTEQRVEEGAGGTILFDAARIPQVDADWFSPQYWRERDALRSQPGGRGGVAIIDTPAGEAVLRHYRRGGMVARLLGDRYLFTGARRTRSAREFRLLVELCRRGLPVPPPLASRFVRHGMRYSADLITARIPDAATLAERLADGAFNAALARRVGELVARFHREGAWHADLNAHNVLVNDSGLYLIDFDRGRLRTPAARWRHANLARLKRSLIKLGARDAAGDTFDAEWWPALMEQYERSLHA, encoded by the coding sequence ATGACAGAGCAACGAGTGGAGGAGGGTGCGGGCGGAACGATTCTGTTCGACGCGGCCCGTATACCTCAAGTCGACGCCGATTGGTTCTCGCCTCAGTACTGGCGCGAGCGCGATGCCTTGCGCTCGCAGCCCGGTGGTCGTGGCGGCGTGGCGATCATTGACACCCCAGCCGGTGAGGCGGTGCTTCGCCATTATCGCCGCGGCGGCATGGTCGCGCGCCTGCTGGGCGACCGTTATCTGTTCACGGGCGCGCGGCGCACCCGCAGCGCGCGTGAATTCCGCCTGCTGGTCGAGCTGTGCCGACGTGGCTTGCCCGTGCCGCCGCCCCTGGCGTCGCGCTTCGTGCGCCATGGCATGCGCTATTCGGCCGATCTCATCACCGCACGCATCCCCGACGCCGCCACGCTGGCCGAGCGCCTGGCCGATGGCGCGTTCAATGCGGCGCTCGCGCGGCGGGTCGGCGAACTGGTGGCGCGGTTTCATCGTGAGGGCGCGTGGCATGCCGATCTCAACGCGCACAACGTACTGGTCAACGACAGCGGTCTGTATCTGATCGATTTCGATCGGGGTCGTCTGCGCACGCCCGCGGCGCGCTGGCGCCACGCGAACCTGGCTCGCCTGAAGCGTTCGCTGATAAAGCTCGGCGCACGCGATGCCGCTGGCGACACCTTCGATGCGGAGTGGTGGCCGGCCCTGATGGAGCAGTACGAACGGAGCCTGCACGCATGA